DNA from Lactobacillus sp. ESL0791:
ATTATTGGATAAGAGTTAATTTGATGCTGCGTATAAAACTGAAAGTAATTTAATTTATATTTTATCCAATAAAACTTTAAATAAAAAAATAAGCTCTTAAATAGCAGTAGCTTAATTTATAGCTGTACGCAAAAATCTTTTCAAACTTTTTGAAACAATAACGAAAAATAAGCGCAATTGCATTCAGGTTCAAACTGCGAGGATGCGCGACAATGAATTAGGGCTAACCTTAGGTATTGATAAGTATTCAAAAATATTAATTGATATAGCTTTTTAAAAATTGTTTTTCGTAAACTGAATCACAAATAAAATTTATGTCAAAAAATCTAAAATTTGCTATTGACAATAAGAAGATTTACGTAATATACTGTAATCGGTTTCAGATATACTAATATATCAAGATGGGAATTTTAGTATTGAGAGGGGGGATACATGTTCAAATTATTAAACAATCAAAAAGGTTTATGATCATGTATTTTATACACACAAAATAAATATGTGGTTAAATTTTTAGATTATATTCCTAGAAAGAGAACAAGCTTATGACAAGCAAGCTTGTTTACTGTAACTATATTTAAAACATGGAGAAATTGATGACAGATTTAAATAAGTTGTTAAATGATGTTAAAGAAATTTTGACTGAGAATATTGATTATGATCAATTAAGCAATAAGGAAATTTATGTCCCTTCCATTCAAATTGACCGAAGAAATGTTTATTTTATTCTTCACCATACTGATTCCAATGGAATCTTGCAAAAGAGTCTAGTTGTCTACGAAAATCGATTGACAGCTGGCGATTTTGAAGCAGAGGACTCATTAACTGATATTGATTCAACTTTGTTGATTGGTGAGTTGAATGAAAAAAATAATAAGGCTCTGGCTAAACGGTTTCAATGGATGCGACCAACCTCACGCCGAAATTATAAGTACTCATTTGGATTAGGTGATCGCCTAGGAAATGCTTCAAATGCACATATTAGATTATTTAAAAACCGTGGTGTTATGCCAGTTTTAGCTCAACAATCGATTCGTGAATTAGTTTTGATGAATCGAACTAATACTGAAGTTTTTCAAGATGCATCATGGGCAGTATTTGAAGAAGGGTTTGATTATGGTTGGGGCGCTGACGGTGACCATGTTAAGACACCATATGAAGTGGACTACGCGGTTAAGAGCGGGTGCTCAATTATTACGCTTGATTTAACTAAAGTAGTTAATAATGCTGCAGTTAACCTAAGCAATGAAGAAATGGATAGACAATTTAATGCTCTAGATCCAAGTCAAATTAAATACTTTAACGATACATATTTAAATAAGAGCTTTGATTTAGGGAATGGCCATTCAATCAAGTTTGATAAGCATGATGTTGAAGAGTCAGTTTTGACATTCTATGACGCAATCTTATTTGTTGCAGATATTTATAATAAATATATTGTTACTTATAATTTGGATCTTGAAATTTCAATGGACGAAACACCATATCGAACAACGAATGCTAATCACTACTTTTTCGCTAATGAATTAAAACAGCGTGGCATTGTTCCAACTTCGCTAGCCCCTCGTTTTGTAGGTGAATTTCAAAAGGCAATTGATTACATCGGTGATCCTAAGGAGTTTGAAGAGGATTTTGTCATTCATGAAGCTATTGCTGAACACTTCGGTTATAGGCTAAGTATTCATTCGGGCTCTGATAAGTTGTCTGTTTATGAAATTATTGGCCGTGTTTCAAAGAAAAATGGTTGGCATGTTAAGACAGCAGGAACTAATTGGCTAGAAGCATTGAGAGTGATTGCTCACAAAGATCCTGAATTTATGGTTGAGCTATATAAATTTGCTTATGAAAATTTGGATGATGTTAAGGACTTTTATGTGTTTGACGCGCAAACTGACGGCACGGCACCTAAGCCCGCAACGATTACATCTAAAAATGTAGTAGAGCTGCTGGATAATAATGATTCGCGCCAGATTTTACATACAATGTTTGGTCCGATTATGAATCTAAAGCATAATTATCATTATGTATATCGTGACAAATTCTGGTCAATCCTTCTTAAAAACCAAGATCTTTATGATAAGTATTTAAATATTCATATTGCAGAGCATTTAGACTTGCTTCAAGGAATAGTTAAAACAAAAAAAGAGGCGCTAGATAAAAATGAGCCAAAGTTTGATATTTCTAAAGAAATTTAATTGAAGCAAGATTATTCTAAAGGAGAAGAAGCAATATATTATGAGCTTATTAAATGATGATTTTCTATTGGAAAATGACACAGCAAAAGTTTTGTTCCATGATTATGCATCTAAGATGCCAATTATTGATTTTCATTGTCATTTAAATCCCAAAGAAATTTATGAAAATAAAAATTATCCTAATATTACCAGAATCTGGCTTAACGAAGGAACATATGGCGATCACTATAAATGGCGTCTAATGCGTGCTAATGGCGTAGATGAAAAATATATTACTGGTGACGGTGAAGAATATACAAAATTTATTGAGTGGGCAAAAACTATCGAAAAATCCTATGGCAATCCACTTTATGAGTGGACGCATTTAGAATTACGCCGCTTTTTCCATATTAATGATGAGCTGACTCAGAAAACTGCACCCAAAATCTGGGAAACAGCTAATCAATTGCTGCAAACTGAAGACTTTAAACCACGCAATTTAATTAAAAATTCAAATGTAAAAGTAGTATGCACGACAGATGATCCATCTTCGAATTTAAAATATCATCAATTGCTTAAACAGGAAGAAGAAAAGAACGGCTTTAAAACTTTGCCTGCCATGCGTCCAGATAAATTATTTCAAATTGATCAAGATGGTTATGGCGAATATTTACAAGCATTAAGTGAAGCTTCAAATGTTGAAATTAACAGCTTTAATGACATTATTACTGCACTTCATCAAAGGTTTGAGTTTTTCAGTAAGATGGGTGGCTGTTTATCAGACCAGTCGTTGTTGACATATCATTTTAAAGAGGCTAGCGAACAAGAGTTAGATAGAATTGTTAAAAAGGGTATTGAAAATAAACCACTTGAACAAGTAGAAATTGACCAATACTTAACAATGCTGCTTGAAAAATTAATGATTTTAAATAATGAATTTAATTGGACAATGCAATTCCATATTAATTCTAACCGTGATTTAAATCGGCCAATGTTTAATAAAATTGGCCCGGATACTGGTTACGATGCGGTGGGAACACAATCTGATATTGTTGCTCATATTACTAAGCTGTATATGACAATGCAAAATATAAATCAAATTCCGCGAACCATTTTTTATTCATTGAATAATAATGATTGGATGGAACTTGCTACAATGATGGGTTGTTTCCAAGGCGGAACCGTTCAAAAACTTCAATTGGGTGCAGGCTGGTGGTTTAATGACACCGCTGAAGGAATCGAAAATCAATTACGAATATTTGCTCAACAGAGTTTATTGCCAAATTTTGTTGGTATGCTAACGGATTCAAGAAGCTTTTTATCGTATCCTCGTCATGAATATTTTAGACGGGTATTATGCAATTTTTATGGCAAATTAGTTGATCAAGGCAGAGTCCCAGATGATATCGAGAAACTTGGGAAAATAGTCCAGAACATTTCTTACAATAATGCAAAAGACTATTTTGGCTTTCTTCAATAATTAAAAAATAGAAATTTGTTGAGCTTGTTGAGTTAATAAAAACTTGTATTAAGACTGTTTTAATTTTGAAAGGATGGTCAATTATGAAAATTGTTGGGGTTACTGCTTGTATTGCGGGCATTGCTCATACATATATAGCAAAAGAGAAGCTTGAAGAGTCGGCAAAAAAACTTGGAGATTCAATAAAAATTGAAACGCAGGGCTCAATCGGAGTAGAGGATGAGCTAACCAAAGAAGATATTAAGGCAGCAGATGTTGTAATTATTGCAACAGACATAGGTATAGATAAAAGCAGATTTAAAGGGAAAAAAGTTGTTTCTATACCAATCAGTGCAGTTATGAAATCGTCGGATGGATTAATTAGCAAAATTCATGAAAAAATTAAGTGTTGAGAAAGATGTGTTGAACTTTGAAAAAACAAAAATTCGAATTTAAGAGACCTGTCATGACAGGTATATCTTATATGATTCCTGTTGTTGTTGCAGGAGGAATCCTGGGTGCTTTAGCGACAGCATTCGGTGGCGTTGACATTGGTAATTTTGTTAAGCCAGGTGTAACTCCTTGGTCAAACATGAACGCCTTTACCTGGATGGGCTTTTGGTGGGGTGTTCACCAAGTTGGTGCATATGCAATGAATTTTGCGGTTGCAGTGTTAACGGCTGGTATTACTTATGCGATTTCAGGACGGCCTGGAATTGTTCCCGGATTAATCCTTGGGTATGTTTCCACCGATACAAAAGCAGGTTTTCTAGGCGGTATCCTAATAGCATTCATACTTGGATACTTTATCAATTTTATGAAAAGCTGGAAAGTTCCCAAGTGGATGGCAGGGTTAATGCCGGTGCTATTTATTCCAGTAATCTCAACTTTCGTTTGTGGAATGGGCTTTTTACTCGTTTTAGTAAAGCCGATGGCGTATTTAATGACGCATTTTCAAAACTGGATTATTAGCTTAAATGGTAGTTCAAGAGGACTATTGGGCGCGGTAATCGGTGCCTGCATGGGCTTTGACTTAGGTGGACCTGTAAATAAGACAGCCTCACTTGCAGCTAATGCATTAGGTGCACAGGGGGTATTCGGTCCTTTATCAGCAAAAATTGTTGGTGGTATGACCCCGCCTATCGGTGCTTTTATCGCGGTTATGCTTGCTAAAAAGAAGTTTGCCCGTAGTCAAATTGAAATGGCAAAAACGGCCTTTCCAATGGGTTTATGTTTTATTACTGAGGGTACGCTCCCATTTGCAGCGGCAGATCCAGTAAGATTCATAATAAGTTCTGTTTTAGGATCTAGTACTGCAGGTGCGATTGTTTTAGCAATGGGTGTTGAATGTCCTGCAACAGCAGGAGGGATTTTCGTAATTCCGCTGATGACGCACCCGCTTTGGTTTATCGTTGCATTAATTGTCGGTTCGTTAATTACAGGTGTTGTATATGCAATAATTAAAAAACCTGATGCAGATGAAAAAGTAGATGAAAAAGAAAATAATAAAGATGCTGAAGAATCAGTAGATTTTGATATTGAACAATTATAATTTTAGGAGAAAAAAATGTTAGTTACGATGAAGTCGATTTTAGATCACGCTAATAAAAATAATTATGGAATAATGGCAATGAATAGCGTAAATATGGAAATGATT
Protein-coding regions in this window:
- a CDS encoding tagaturonate epimerase family protein, coding for MTDLNKLLNDVKEILTENIDYDQLSNKEIYVPSIQIDRRNVYFILHHTDSNGILQKSLVVYENRLTAGDFEAEDSLTDIDSTLLIGELNEKNNKALAKRFQWMRPTSRRNYKYSFGLGDRLGNASNAHIRLFKNRGVMPVLAQQSIRELVLMNRTNTEVFQDASWAVFEEGFDYGWGADGDHVKTPYEVDYAVKSGCSIITLDLTKVVNNAAVNLSNEEMDRQFNALDPSQIKYFNDTYLNKSFDLGNGHSIKFDKHDVEESVLTFYDAILFVADIYNKYIVTYNLDLEISMDETPYRTTNANHYFFANELKQRGIVPTSLAPRFVGEFQKAIDYIGDPKEFEEDFVIHEAIAEHFGYRLSIHSGSDKLSVYEIIGRVSKKNGWHVKTAGTNWLEALRVIAHKDPEFMVELYKFAYENLDDVKDFYVFDAQTDGTAPKPATITSKNVVELLDNNDSRQILHTMFGPIMNLKHNYHYVYRDKFWSILLKNQDLYDKYLNIHIAEHLDLLQGIVKTKKEALDKNEPKFDISKEI
- the uxaC gene encoding glucuronate isomerase, yielding MSLLNDDFLLENDTAKVLFHDYASKMPIIDFHCHLNPKEIYENKNYPNITRIWLNEGTYGDHYKWRLMRANGVDEKYITGDGEEYTKFIEWAKTIEKSYGNPLYEWTHLELRRFFHINDELTQKTAPKIWETANQLLQTEDFKPRNLIKNSNVKVVCTTDDPSSNLKYHQLLKQEEEKNGFKTLPAMRPDKLFQIDQDGYGEYLQALSEASNVEINSFNDIITALHQRFEFFSKMGGCLSDQSLLTYHFKEASEQELDRIVKKGIENKPLEQVEIDQYLTMLLEKLMILNNEFNWTMQFHINSNRDLNRPMFNKIGPDTGYDAVGTQSDIVAHITKLYMTMQNINQIPRTIFYSLNNNDWMELATMMGCFQGGTVQKLQLGAGWWFNDTAEGIENQLRIFAQQSLLPNFVGMLTDSRSFLSYPRHEYFRRVLCNFYGKLVDQGRVPDDIEKLGKIVQNISYNNAKDYFGFLQ
- a CDS encoding PTS fructose transporter subunit IIB encodes the protein MKIVGVTACIAGIAHTYIAKEKLEESAKKLGDSIKIETQGSIGVEDELTKEDIKAADVVIIATDIGIDKSRFKGKKVVSIPISAVMKSSDGLISKIHEKIKC
- a CDS encoding PTS fructose transporter subunit IIC, giving the protein MKKQKFEFKRPVMTGISYMIPVVVAGGILGALATAFGGVDIGNFVKPGVTPWSNMNAFTWMGFWWGVHQVGAYAMNFAVAVLTAGITYAISGRPGIVPGLILGYVSTDTKAGFLGGILIAFILGYFINFMKSWKVPKWMAGLMPVLFIPVISTFVCGMGFLLVLVKPMAYLMTHFQNWIISLNGSSRGLLGAVIGACMGFDLGGPVNKTASLAANALGAQGVFGPLSAKIVGGMTPPIGAFIAVMLAKKKFARSQIEMAKTAFPMGLCFITEGTLPFAAADPVRFIISSVLGSSTAGAIVLAMGVECPATAGGIFVIPLMTHPLWFIVALIVGSLITGVVYAIIKKPDADEKVDEKENNKDAEESVDFDIEQL